In a genomic window of Flavobacterium crassostreae:
- the ftsZ gene encoding cell division protein FtsZ: MSNSEFGSISFDLPKNQSNVIKVIGVGGGGSNAINHMFKQGIKGVDFIVCNTDSQALQSSAVPNKIQLGVNLTEGLGAGANPEVGQQSAIESISEIEKMLDRNTKMVFITAGMGGGTGTGAAPVIAQLAKEREILTVGIVTLPFLFEGKVRQEQAKIGIEKLRKQVDSLIIINNNKLREVYGNLGFKAGFSKADEVLATASRGIAEVITHHYTQNIDLRDAKTVLSNSGTAIMGSSVSSGENRAQEAIISALDSPLLNDNKITGAKNVLLLIVSGSNEITLDEIGEINDHIQNEAGHNANIIMGVGEDETLGDAIAVTIIATGFDIEQQNGIVNTEPKKIIHTLEEEQKSVYNLTKNEIPGFNLHTETPKSNPDQRVVFDLIEDEEDLSEPITAAPEPIVPVAGNEELMAMSAFINNLDVDFEIVSPSTDFDFTISTPKQAERPQSEPEAPVKQQEQTVFSFDLPLPTPNAVTKTEDTEVFELTNETREIQVNQPVSFVPVTELSDSGIIKYSLEEYMEAENELLASKPVSKNVEKEVPAELNITMKQVDTSLGDTSQKEEISPMEMTIEETLRLRADERRKKLKEFNYKFHNNVSKVDEYEKEPAYKRLGIDVSNTPANNTNSRISVGTDSNNDLQLRSNNSYLHDNVD; this comes from the coding sequence ATGAGCAACTCAGAATTTGGAAGTATTTCATTTGATTTACCAAAAAACCAATCAAATGTAATTAAAGTAATAGGTGTCGGTGGCGGCGGAAGCAACGCAATAAACCACATGTTCAAACAAGGAATCAAAGGAGTAGACTTTATTGTTTGTAACACCGACTCGCAAGCATTACAAAGTAGCGCCGTTCCAAACAAAATACAATTAGGAGTAAACCTAACCGAAGGACTTGGAGCAGGAGCAAACCCCGAAGTAGGGCAGCAGTCCGCTATTGAGAGCATCTCTGAGATCGAAAAAATGTTGGATCGCAATACCAAAATGGTGTTTATTACCGCCGGAATGGGTGGTGGAACCGGTACGGGAGCTGCACCAGTAATTGCACAATTAGCCAAAGAAAGAGAAATTCTTACCGTAGGTATTGTAACACTTCCTTTTTTGTTTGAAGGAAAAGTGCGTCAAGAACAAGCCAAGATAGGAATAGAAAAATTACGCAAACAAGTAGACTCATTAATTATTATCAATAATAATAAATTAAGAGAAGTGTACGGAAACTTAGGTTTTAAAGCAGGATTTTCAAAAGCAGATGAAGTTTTGGCAACTGCCTCTAGAGGTATTGCCGAGGTTATTACACACCACTACACTCAAAATATTGATTTACGAGATGCAAAAACAGTGTTGTCTAATAGCGGTACTGCCATCATGGGGTCTTCGGTGTCTTCTGGCGAAAACAGAGCCCAAGAAGCAATTATATCTGCCTTAGATTCACCTTTGTTAAATGATAATAAAATCACCGGTGCCAAAAACGTATTGTTGCTCATCGTTTCTGGCTCTAATGAGATTACATTAGACGAAATTGGTGAAATAAATGATCACATACAAAACGAAGCAGGCCATAATGCTAATATCATTATGGGTGTTGGTGAAGACGAAACCCTAGGAGATGCCATAGCAGTAACCATTATTGCAACTGGTTTTGATATAGAACAACAAAACGGTATCGTAAATACGGAACCTAAAAAAATAATCCATACCCTCGAAGAAGAACAAAAAAGCGTTTACAATTTAACCAAAAATGAAATTCCAGGGTTTAATTTGCATACCGAAACCCCAAAATCCAACCCAGATCAAAGAGTTGTTTTTGACCTTATAGAAGACGAAGAGGATTTATCGGAACCAATTACCGCAGCCCCAGAACCAATAGTTCCCGTTGCTGGTAACGAAGAACTGATGGCCATGTCTGCATTTATAAACAATTTAGACGTAGACTTTGAGATTGTTTCTCCTTCTACCGATTTTGATTTCACCATTAGTACTCCTAAACAAGCAGAGAGACCACAATCCGAGCCAGAAGCACCAGTTAAACAGCAAGAACAAACTGTTTTTTCGTTTGATTTGCCGTTGCCAACTCCAAACGCTGTCACAAAAACAGAAGACACAGAGGTTTTTGAACTAACCAACGAAACCCGTGAGATCCAAGTAAATCAACCTGTAAGTTTTGTGCCAGTAACAGAATTGTCAGACAGCGGTATCATTAAATATTCTTTAGAAGAATACATGGAAGCTGAAAATGAATTATTGGCCTCCAAACCTGTTTCCAAAAACGTAGAAAAAGAAGTACCTGCGGAGTTAAATATTACAATGAAACAAGTCGACACCTCTTTGGGAGACACTTCTCAAAAGGAAGAAATTTCTCCTATGGAAATGACCATTGAAGAAACCTTGCGTTTGCGTGCAGACGAAAGAAGAAAAAAATTAAAAGAGTTCAATTATAAATTTCACAATAACGTTTCTAAAGTTGATGAATACGAAAAAGAACCAGCATACAAAAGGTTGGGTATAGATGTATCCAATACCCCTGCCAACAATACCAACTCCAGAATATCCGTAGGTACCGATAGTAACAACGATTTGCAATTGCGTTCTAATAATTCGTATTTGCATGATAATGTGGATTAG
- the ftsA gene encoding cell division protein FtsA, with the protein MEKENIAVGLDIGTTKIVAMIGKKNEYGKLEILGVGKSKSLGVARGVVNNITQTIQSIQQALQEAEINSGYKIKDVVVGIAGQHIRSIQHTDYISRNNPEEVIGGADIQLLIDQVNKLAMLPGEEIIHVLPQEFKIDGQSEIKEPIGMYGGRLEASFHVVVGQASSIRNVGRCIQSSGIELSGLTLEPLASSDAVLSQEEKEAGVALIDIGGGTTDLAIFKDGIIRHTAVIPFGGNVISDDIKEGCSIIEKQAELLKIKFGSAWPGENKDNEIVSIPGLRGREPKEISLKNLSKIIHARVVEIVEQVFTEIKAYGHEDPRKKLIAGIVLTGGGAELKHIKQLVEYITGMDTRIGYPNEHLAGDSDEQFSSPLYATAVGLVMNSIENKTNSAVRLDAIVPPKPVYQAPVTPRETLAHREEQEMAAQENDNNAKKEESTGDKIKRSFFDRYVDKIKDFLDNAE; encoded by the coding sequence ATGGAAAAAGAGAACATTGCAGTGGGTCTAGATATTGGGACAACCAAAATTGTTGCCATGATAGGCAAAAAGAATGAATATGGAAAACTAGAAATTCTAGGAGTAGGCAAATCCAAGAGCTTGGGTGTAGCCAGAGGTGTAGTAAATAACATTACCCAAACCATTCAGTCCATACAACAGGCATTGCAAGAAGCAGAGATTAATTCTGGTTACAAAATCAAAGATGTAGTAGTTGGTATTGCAGGGCAGCATATCCGCAGCATACAACACACCGATTATATTAGCAGAAACAACCCAGAGGAAGTTATCGGTGGAGCAGATATCCAACTATTAATAGACCAAGTAAATAAACTGGCCATGTTGCCAGGAGAAGAAATAATACACGTATTGCCGCAAGAATTTAAAATTGATGGGCAATCCGAGATTAAAGAACCAATAGGGATGTATGGTGGCAGGTTGGAAGCTAGTTTTCATGTTGTAGTAGGCCAAGCATCCTCCATTCGTAACGTAGGCAGATGCATACAAAGTTCTGGTATTGAGTTATCTGGGCTTACCTTAGAGCCATTAGCTTCTTCGGACGCTGTTTTAAGTCAAGAAGAAAAAGAGGCAGGAGTTGCGTTAATTGATATAGGAGGCGGAACAACCGATTTGGCTATTTTTAAAGATGGAATAATCAGGCATACCGCCGTAATTCCATTTGGAGGAAATGTGATCTCTGATGATATCAAAGAAGGTTGCTCCATTATAGAAAAACAAGCGGAGTTACTAAAAATAAAATTTGGATCTGCTTGGCCAGGCGAAAATAAAGACAATGAAATTGTTTCTATTCCAGGATTAAGAGGAAGAGAACCTAAAGAAATTTCGTTGAAAAACTTGTCCAAAATTATTCATGCTCGTGTAGTAGAAATAGTAGAGCAAGTATTTACAGAAATAAAAGCGTACGGTCATGAGGATCCTCGTAAAAAATTAATAGCAGGTATTGTACTCACAGGTGGTGGCGCAGAGCTTAAACATATCAAGCAATTGGTAGAATATATCACCGGTATGGATACCAGAATAGGCTATCCTAACGAACACTTGGCAGGAGACTCAGACGAACAATTTTCAAGTCCGTTGTATGCCACAGCAGTAGGTTTGGTCATGAATAGTATTGAAAATAAAACCAACAGTGCGGTTAGGTTAGATGCCATAGTACCGCCAAAACCAGTGTATCAAGCTCCAGTGACTCCAAGAGAAACTTTAGCGCATAGAGAAGAACAGGAAATGGCAGCACAAGAAAATGATAACAATGCAAAGAAAGAAGAATCTACAGGAGACAAAATAAAACGATCTTTTTTTGATCGTTATGTAGATAAGATTAAAGATTTTTTAGACAACGCAGAGTAA
- a CDS encoding cell division protein FtsQ/DivIB yields MKMINWTNSRLLLMVVLVLFLFSFTSKRNENRKLIKSVVVFEGDNALFLKKEVVNKLLIESKASASAIQKVSLDLNTLEKALNSNHSIEQSEVSVSIDGVLKAVVIQKTPIVRVLDGNNSFYMDYKGTKMPLSNNFTARVPLVSGVINKKNNEALMDLFRRIYDDDFLKKNIIAIQIMPNGSLKMFNRNFDYQIDFGTTVNVERKFQDYKAFFQKAVLDNSLYNYKKIDLRFTKQVVCTK; encoded by the coding sequence ATGAAAATGATTAACTGGACAAACAGCAGGTTATTGCTTATGGTAGTACTGGTGCTTTTTTTGTTTTCCTTTACTTCAAAGCGAAATGAAAACAGAAAACTCATCAAATCCGTGGTTGTTTTTGAAGGAGATAATGCCCTTTTTTTGAAAAAAGAGGTGGTTAATAAATTGTTGATAGAAAGTAAAGCTAGTGCTTCTGCTATCCAAAAAGTTAGCTTAGATTTGAATACGCTAGAAAAAGCACTCAACTCTAACCATAGCATAGAGCAGTCAGAGGTGTCTGTGAGTATTGACGGCGTGCTTAAGGCAGTTGTCATACAAAAGACTCCGATAGTGCGTGTTTTGGACGGAAATAACTCCTTTTATATGGATTATAAAGGGACCAAAATGCCGTTGTCTAACAATTTTACAGCAAGAGTTCCGCTTGTTTCGGGAGTGATAAATAAAAAAAATAACGAAGCATTAATGGATTTGTTTCGCAGGATTTATGACGATGATTTTTTAAAAAAAAACATCATAGCCATTCAAATTATGCCTAACGGGAGTTTAAAAATGTTTAACAGAAACTTTGATTATCAAATAGATTTTGGGACTACAGTTAATGTAGAACGCAAATTTCAGGATTACAAAGCTTTTTTTCAGAAAGCAGTTTTAGACAATTCGTTATATAACTATAAAAAAATTGATCTCAGATTTACAAAACAAGTAGTTTGCACTAAATAA
- the murC gene encoding UDP-N-acetylmuramate--L-alanine ligase: protein MNLDTIHHVYFIGIGGIGMSNLARYFKNLGKQVAGYDKTPTALTDALVQSGISIHFEDNIALIPVNFTAETTLVVTTPAVPKAHTEWNYFLQNHYYVQKRAEVLGWITKDSFCFAVAGTHGKTTTSGILGHILYESGADVTAFIGGVVENYNSNLIGNGTKITVVEADEFDRSFLHLHPDIACVTSMDADHLDIYGTSDAIEASFVAFASKIASKDNLFITNDLPLKGRTVAVNQIADYKAFNIRIEEGIYLFDVQTPTEILKDFRFGLPGKHNLMNAMMAIAMAKTFGTPTEAIAKALQSFKGIKRRFSYQYKSKNRVYIDDYAHHPTEIDAVHQAVRELYPDKKVLAIFQPHLFSRTRDFAEDFARSLSNFDQVALLDIYPARELPIEGITSAWLLDKMTNEDKKIILKNEVVPTILASDAAVVVTIGAGDIGEIVSIIKEALHEND, encoded by the coding sequence ATGAATTTAGACACTATACATCACGTTTATTTTATAGGAATCGGTGGAATCGGTATGAGTAACCTAGCGCGTTATTTTAAAAACCTCGGCAAGCAAGTTGCGGGTTATGATAAAACACCAACCGCATTAACCGATGCGTTGGTACAAAGCGGGATTTCCATTCATTTTGAAGACAATATAGCCTTGATTCCAGTTAATTTTACTGCAGAGACTACCTTGGTGGTTACCACTCCTGCGGTACCTAAGGCACATACAGAGTGGAATTATTTTTTGCAAAACCACTACTATGTTCAAAAAAGAGCCGAGGTTTTGGGTTGGATAACCAAAGACAGCTTTTGCTTTGCCGTTGCAGGAACGCATGGCAAAACAACAACCTCCGGAATTCTAGGTCATATATTGTATGAATCTGGTGCTGACGTAACTGCATTTATTGGAGGAGTAGTGGAGAATTATAATTCTAATTTAATTGGTAATGGAACAAAAATTACTGTGGTAGAAGCCGATGAATTCGATCGTTCTTTCTTACATTTGCACCCGGATATTGCGTGTGTAACCTCAATGGATGCAGACCACTTGGATATATACGGTACGAGCGATGCCATTGAGGCCTCTTTTGTAGCCTTTGCATCCAAGATAGCATCCAAAGACAACTTGTTTATCACCAATGATTTGCCCCTAAAAGGAAGAACTGTTGCAGTAAACCAAATAGCAGATTATAAAGCATTTAATATACGTATAGAAGAAGGAATTTACCTGTTTGATGTCCAGACACCTACTGAGATCCTAAAAGATTTTCGTTTTGGACTTCCAGGCAAGCATAATTTAATGAATGCCATGATGGCAATTGCTATGGCAAAAACATTCGGTACCCCAACCGAGGCTATTGCAAAAGCGTTGCAGTCATTTAAAGGAATAAAAAGACGGTTTTCGTACCAGTATAAATCTAAAAACAGGGTTTATATTGATGACTATGCACACCATCCCACAGAGATTGATGCGGTGCATCAAGCTGTGAGAGAGTTGTATCCAGACAAAAAAGTCTTAGCGATTTTTCAGCCTCACTTGTTTAGTAGGACCAGAGATTTTGCCGAAGATTTTGCAAGGAGTCTTTCTAATTTTGACCAAGTTGCTTTATTAGATATTTATCCAGCAAGGGAGTTGCCTATAGAGGGAATTACCTCTGCTTGGTTATTAGATAAGATGACCAATGAGGATAAAAAAATAATTTTAAAAAATGAAGTAGTGCCTACAATTCTTGCCAGTGATGCAGCAGTTGTTGTAACCATAGGAGCTGGAGATATAGGAGAAATAGTAAGCATTATAAAAGAAGCATTACATGAAAATGATTAA
- the murG gene encoding undecaprenyldiphospho-muramoylpentapeptide beta-N-acetylglucosaminyltransferase, with protein MAKYKFILSGGGTGGHIYPAIAIANELKLRFPDATFLFVGAQDKMEMQKVPQAGYAIKGLWISGLQRQINLKNAMFPFKLLDSLWKSRKIIREFQPNVVIGTGGFASGPLLQMAAMMNIPTVIQEQNSYPGITNKLLGKKANIICVAYENLERFFVKEKIRLTGNPVRQDLIAITQKREAASAYFALDTSKKTLLVLGGSLGSRRINQLLEKELPTILSQNVQVIWQCGTLYFEEYKKHNGTNVQVVPFIEKMDYVYAAADIIISRAGASSVSELCIVGKPVIFIPSPNVAEDHQTKNAQAIASQKGAIIVKEHELDAVFALVFKELLLDSVKQKQLSQNCKALAKPNATKEIVAEIVKLLQK; from the coding sequence ATGGCAAAATACAAATTCATATTAAGCGGCGGCGGCACAGGAGGGCATATCTATCCAGCCATTGCTATTGCCAATGAATTAAAACTGCGTTTTCCGGACGCTACATTTTTATTTGTAGGCGCTCAAGACAAAATGGAAATGCAAAAAGTGCCCCAAGCTGGATATGCCATAAAAGGCTTGTGGATCTCTGGCTTGCAACGTCAAATCAATTTAAAAAACGCCATGTTTCCATTCAAACTATTGGATAGCTTATGGAAATCAAGAAAAATTATTAGAGAATTTCAGCCCAATGTAGTTATCGGAACAGGAGGTTTTGCCAGTGGGCCGCTATTGCAAATGGCAGCGATGATGAATATTCCGACCGTTATACAAGAGCAAAATTCGTATCCAGGAATAACAAACAAGCTTTTAGGCAAAAAAGCAAACATAATATGTGTTGCCTATGAAAATTTAGAACGTTTTTTTGTAAAAGAAAAAATTCGTTTAACGGGCAACCCTGTTCGTCAAGATTTAATTGCAATAACCCAAAAAAGAGAAGCAGCATCTGCTTACTTTGCTTTAGATACTAGCAAAAAAACCTTGCTAGTGCTTGGTGGAAGTTTAGGTTCTAGACGAATAAATCAATTATTAGAAAAAGAATTACCGACCATTTTATCTCAAAATGTGCAAGTAATTTGGCAGTGTGGTACGCTGTATTTTGAAGAATACAAAAAACACAATGGCACCAACGTACAGGTAGTTCCGTTTATTGAAAAAATGGATTATGTCTATGCAGCAGCAGATATTATTATCTCTAGAGCAGGAGCTTCCTCGGTATCAGAACTATGTATCGTAGGAAAACCAGTGATTTTTATTCCTTCTCCTAATGTAGCCGAAGACCATCAAACCAAAAACGCACAGGCAATTGCCAGCCAAAAAGGCGCAATTATAGTAAAAGAACACGAGTTGGATGCGGTATTTGCATTGGTTTTTAAAGAACTGTTGTTGGATTCCGTCAAGCAAAAACAATTGAGTCAAAATTGCAAGGCTTTGGCTAAACCAAATGCTACCAAAGAGATTGTTGCCGAAATAGTAAAACTGCTTCAAAAATAA
- a CDS encoding FtsW/RodA/SpoVE family cell cycle protein: MKQLIKNLKGDKVIWSFVALLALFSFMPVFSASSNLAYLGHGTGNTLGYLVKHLAHICIGFLIIYLVHKIPYHYFRGISKIALPVVWLLLAYTLVKGTVIAGANASRWIQIPFVGITFQTSTLASLVLFLYVARYLSKNRSEPIDFKASLKELWGPVFVTLAMILPANFSTTALIFSMVIMLVFVGKYPIKFTALIIGSAIVLFAFFILIAKAFPDSRFFSRVSTWGSRIENFTTDKPDEDDYQIEKAKIAIASGKIYGLGPGKSVQKNFLPQSSSDFIYAIIVEEYGLIGGLGVLGLYLLLFFRFVIASHKASTLFGKLVVVGLGFPMIFQAMINMAVAVELLPVTGQTLPLISSGGSSIWMTCFALGIIISVTKKEDEIIEEQKEAAKREEALQRVIDQQLASELEDVPEQDGDGNLEQTHSIEDKAANPMEAVFGK; this comes from the coding sequence ATGAAACAACTAATTAAAAATTTAAAAGGAGACAAGGTTATTTGGTCATTTGTGGCCTTATTAGCACTGTTTTCTTTTATGCCTGTTTTTAGTGCCAGTAGCAATTTAGCCTACTTGGGGCACGGAACAGGTAATACGTTAGGCTACTTAGTCAAGCACCTAGCGCATATATGTATTGGTTTTTTGATTATTTATTTAGTACATAAAATACCCTACCATTATTTTAGAGGAATATCTAAAATTGCCTTGCCAGTTGTATGGCTCTTGTTGGCCTACACCTTAGTCAAAGGAACCGTTATTGCAGGAGCAAATGCAAGCCGCTGGATCCAAATACCTTTTGTAGGAATTACGTTTCAAACCTCTACATTGGCATCCCTGGTGTTGTTTTTGTATGTGGCTAGGTATTTGTCTAAAAACAGATCCGAGCCAATAGATTTTAAAGCTTCATTAAAAGAGCTTTGGGGGCCGGTGTTTGTTACATTAGCTATGATTTTGCCCGCCAACTTCTCTACCACGGCACTTATTTTTTCGATGGTAATTATGTTGGTGTTTGTGGGTAAGTATCCCATAAAATTTACGGCTTTAATAATTGGTTCTGCAATCGTATTGTTTGCTTTTTTTATTTTGATTGCCAAAGCATTTCCAGATTCTAGATTCTTTAGCAGAGTAAGTACTTGGGGCAGCAGGATAGAGAATTTTACCACTGACAAACCAGATGAAGACGATTATCAGATTGAAAAAGCAAAAATAGCCATTGCTTCGGGCAAAATTTACGGCCTTGGCCCAGGAAAAAGTGTGCAAAAGAACTTTTTGCCTCAATCTTCTTCGGATTTTATTTATGCCATAATTGTCGAAGAATATGGCTTAATTGGCGGTTTAGGAGTTTTAGGGTTGTATCTGTTACTCTTTTTTAGATTTGTTATAGCTTCTCACAAAGCAAGCACGCTTTTTGGTAAGTTAGTAGTAGTGGGGCTTGGTTTTCCTATGATATTTCAGGCTATGATTAATATGGCAGTTGCAGTAGAATTATTGCCAGTAACCGGACAAACCTTACCTTTGATTAGTAGTGGAGGTAGTTCTATTTGGATGACCTGCTTTGCATTAGGAATAATTATAAGCGTTACCAAAAAAGAGGACGAAATTATAGAAGAACAAAAAGAAGCTGCCAAAAGAGAAGAAGCACTACAGAGAGTGATAGACCAGCAACTAGCAAGTGAATTAGAAGATGTTCCAGAACAAGATGGAGATGGTAATTTAGAACAAACCCACTCCATAGAAGACAAAGCAGCAAACCCTATGGAAGCGGTTTTTGGAAAATAA
- the murD gene encoding UDP-N-acetylmuramoyl-L-alanine--D-glutamate ligase, with the protein MRLVVLGAGESGVGTAILGQQKGYEVFVSDFGKIKDSYKQVLTDNAIEWEEEQHTEAKILNATVVMKSPGIPEKVAIVKKLVAQGIPVISEIEFAAPFTKATTIGITGSNGKTTTTMLAYHLLQSAGLNVGLAGNIGKSFAWQVAEANYDSYVLELSSFQLDGIIDYKPHIAIITNISPDHLDRYEYKYENYIDSKFRITKNQTEEDYLIYDADDPAITTWLQNNKTRAKLIPFSLTKTFEEGAYIKDNIMKVAINQDDFTIETETIALEGKHNMKNAMAATSVAKLMQIRKATIRESLSNFQGVEHRLENVLKIQNVQYINDSKATNVNATFFALDSMNAPTVWIVGGVDKGNDYNELMSLVREKVKAIVCLGIDNKKIIDAFGTVVDVMIEANTMQDAVKLAQRLTEKGDAVLLSPACASFDLFENYEDRGNQFKQAVQNL; encoded by the coding sequence ATGAGATTAGTAGTCTTAGGAGCAGGAGAAAGTGGTGTTGGAACCGCTATTTTGGGTCAGCAAAAAGGATACGAAGTTTTTGTGTCGGATTTTGGAAAAATAAAAGATAGCTACAAACAAGTTCTTACCGATAATGCAATAGAATGGGAAGAAGAGCAGCATACCGAAGCTAAAATTCTAAACGCTACCGTGGTGATGAAAAGCCCTGGTATTCCAGAAAAAGTAGCAATTGTAAAAAAGCTAGTTGCCCAAGGTATTCCTGTGATTTCTGAAATAGAATTTGCAGCTCCTTTTACAAAAGCAACCACAATTGGAATTACGGGTAGCAACGGCAAAACTACCACAACCATGCTGGCATACCACTTGTTACAATCCGCAGGTTTAAATGTAGGTTTGGCAGGAAATATAGGAAAGAGTTTTGCATGGCAAGTAGCCGAGGCTAATTATGATTCCTATGTTTTAGAATTAAGCAGTTTTCAGCTAGACGGCATTATCGATTATAAGCCACATATAGCCATAATAACCAATATTAGTCCGGATCATTTGGATCGGTACGAATATAAATATGAAAACTATATTGATTCAAAGTTTAGAATAACCAAAAACCAAACCGAAGAAGATTATCTGATTTATGACGCCGATGATCCAGCCATCACCACATGGTTACAAAACAATAAAACAAGAGCAAAATTAATTCCTTTTTCATTAACAAAAACCTTTGAAGAAGGCGCCTATATAAAAGACAACATCATGAAAGTAGCAATAAATCAAGACGATTTTACAATAGAAACAGAGACGATTGCCTTAGAGGGTAAACATAATATGAAAAATGCAATGGCGGCAACATCTGTAGCAAAATTGATGCAAATTAGAAAAGCAACAATCCGAGAGAGTTTATCTAATTTTCAAGGAGTGGAGCACCGTTTAGAGAATGTGCTTAAAATACAGAACGTACAATATATTAATGATTCCAAAGCTACCAATGTAAACGCTACCTTCTTTGCATTAGATAGCATGAATGCGCCAACAGTATGGATAGTAGGAGGCGTAGACAAAGGAAACGATTATAACGAGCTAATGTCTTTAGTGCGCGAAAAAGTAAAAGCAATTGTTTGTTTAGGTATCGATAACAAAAAAATAATTGACGCATTTGGCACCGTTGTAGACGTTATGATTGAAGCAAATACCATGCAAGATGCCGTAAAATTGGCACAACGATTGACCGAAAAAGGAGATGCCGTTTTGTTATCGCCAGCCTGTGCTAGTTTTGATTTGTTTGAAAACTACGAAGACCGAGGGAACCAATTCAAACAAGCAGTACAAAATTTATAA
- the mraY gene encoding phospho-N-acetylmuramoyl-pentapeptide-transferase: protein MLYYLFEYLDKILNLSGAGVFQYITFRSAIAFMLSLLLSTIYGKRIIRFLQNQQVGETVRELGLAGQNEKAGTPTMGGLIIIFATLVPVLLFAKLHNIYIVLLIVTTLWMGTIGFVDDYIKIFKKDKQGLKGIFKVFGQVGLGLIVGTVLYFHPGVTVRTDTGKTDVFKVTSGYVISPAPVEEKSTATTIPFFKNNEFDYAELVAWTGEGYQKWAWLVFIPIVIFIITAVSNGANLTDGIDGLAAGTSAVSVLALGIFTFVSGNIIFSNYLNIMYIPNSGEMTVFIAAFVGALIGFLWYNSYPASVFMGDTGSLTIGGIIAVLAIAVRKEMLIPLLCGIFLVENLSVVLQVSYFKYTKKRFGEGRRIFLMSPLHHHYQKKGYHESKIVTRFWIVAIMLAILSIVTLKLR from the coding sequence ATGCTGTATTATTTATTTGAATATTTAGACAAAATATTAAATCTATCTGGAGCTGGAGTATTTCAGTACATCACCTTTAGATCTGCAATAGCATTTATGCTTTCCTTGCTGTTATCTACCATTTATGGAAAAAGAATCATTCGGTTTTTACAAAACCAACAAGTAGGTGAAACCGTTAGAGAGTTAGGATTGGCCGGACAAAATGAAAAAGCAGGCACACCTACCATGGGAGGTTTGATCATTATTTTTGCCACGCTAGTTCCGGTTTTATTGTTTGCAAAATTACATAACATTTATATTGTTTTGTTAATTGTAACCACACTCTGGATGGGAACCATTGGATTTGTAGATGATTATATCAAGATTTTTAAAAAAGACAAACAAGGGCTTAAAGGAATTTTTAAGGTATTTGGACAAGTAGGCTTGGGTTTAATTGTAGGTACGGTACTGTATTTTCATCCAGGAGTAACCGTTAGGACAGATACCGGCAAAACAGATGTTTTTAAAGTAACTTCAGGCTATGTTATTAGTCCTGCTCCAGTCGAAGAAAAATCTACAGCAACCACCATTCCGTTTTTTAAAAATAACGAATTTGACTACGCAGAATTAGTAGCCTGGACCGGAGAAGGATACCAAAAATGGGCTTGGTTGGTTTTTATACCGATAGTTATTTTTATTATCACTGCTGTTTCAAATGGTGCCAACCTTACCGATGGTATCGATGGTTTAGCAGCAGGAACATCTGCTGTATCTGTTTTGGCATTGGGGATTTTTACTTTTGTCTCTGGAAATATTATTTTTTCCAATTACTTAAATATCATGTACATTCCTAATTCTGGCGAAATGACCGTATTTATTGCGGCATTTGTAGGGGCTTTAATTGGGTTTTTGTGGTACAACTCCTATCCAGCTTCGGTTTTTATGGGAGATACCGGTAGTTTAACCATTGGAGGAATTATTGCCGTTCTGGCCATTGCAGTAAGAAAAGAAATGTTGATTCCGTTATTGTGTGGGATTTTTCTGGTAGAAAATTTATCCGTAGTGCTACAAGTAAGTTATTTTAAATATACCAAAAAACGCTTTGGAGAAGGACGAAGAATATTTTTAATGTCTCCCTTGCACCATCATTATCAAAAGAAAGGCTATCATGAAAGCAAGATTGTCACTCGGTTTTGGATTGTTGCCATCATGTTGGCCATCCTATCCATTGTTACACTAAAATTAAGATAA